The Geothrix oryzae DNA window AGTTCACCCACGAGGCCGATGCCACGCGGCTCATCGGCGCCGCGCCGGGCTACATCGGCTACGAGGAGGGCGGGCGCCTCACGGAGGCCATCCGCCGCCGCCCCTACGCCGTGATCCTCCTGGACGAGATGGAGAAGGCCCACCCCCGCACCTTCGACCTCTTCCTGCAGGTGCTGGAAGACGGGCGCCTCACGGATGGCCAGGGCCGGACGGTGGACTTCCGCAACACCGTCGTGCTCATGACCACCAACCTGGGCAGCCAGGCCATCTTCGATGCCGGCGGTGACGCCTCCAGGGCCGAGGCCGCCGTCCAGGCCGCCCTGCACGGCCATTTCCGCCCCGAGTTCCTGAACCGCCTGGACGAGGTGGTGATCTTCCGCTCCCTGAGCCGCGAGGACATGAAGGCCGTGGCCCGCATCCAGCTCAGGCGCGTGGAAACCATGCTCCAGGCCCAGCGCCTGGGGCTGGAGGCTCCGGAGGCGGCCCTCGACTGGCTGGCCGCCGAGGGCTTCGATCCCCTCTATGGCGCCCGCCCCCTCAAGCGCCTCATCCAGCAGACCGTGGTGAATCCCCTGTCGCGCCTGGTGCTCCAGGGCCGGCTCAAGCCCGGCGGGCTGGCCCGGCTCCGGATCGAGGACGGCCAATTGAAAGTAGAGACGGAGGCCGTGCAATAGGGCAGGCTGGAGGCCGGAAGGCGGGACTCCCCCCAAACTTGTCCCCCTCCCCCACCCGACCGATGAGGCGGGGATCCTTGGAGTCGGCGTGCCCCTCACCACCCCCATCCCCATCCTCATCGTGGACGACGAGGCGGATCTGCGGAACCTGCTGGTGGAGGCCCTGGAGGACCAGGGTTACGCCGCCGAGGGGGCCGAGGGCGGCGCCCAGGCCCTGGCGAAGGTGCGGACCCGGCATTTCCCGGTGATCTTCACCGACCTGAACATGCCCGGCGGGCTGTCGGGCCTGGAGCTGCTGCGGGCCATCCACGACGAGGACCCCCGGAGCCTGGGCATCCTCATGACCGGGTACGCCACCACCGAATCCGCCATCCAGGCCCTGAAGCGCGGCGCCTACGACTTCATCCAGAAGCCCTTCAAGCTGGCGGAGATCGAGGCCGGCCTGGAGCGGGCCCTGGAGCACTACCGCCTGCTGCGGGAGAACGAGGAATACCAGCAGAACCTGGAGCGCATGGTGGAGGCCCGCACCCAGGAGATCCTGGGCCTAAAGAACGACATCGAGCGCCTCTTCGAGGGCTTCGTGAACGCCTCCGTGACCGCGATCGAAGCCCGCGACCCCAGCACCTCCGGCCATTCCAGCCGGGTGGCCGAGCTCACCGTGGGCCTGGCGGAGGCGGTCAACCAGACCCCCAACGGCCCCTACGGCAGGCTGCTGTTCACCCCCATCCAGATCCGTGAGATCCGCTACGCCAGCCTCCTCCACGACTTCGGCAAGGTGGGCGTCCGGGAGCAGGTGCTGGTGAAGGCCAAGAAGATCGAGGGCGAGCACCTGGAGAGCATCTTCCAGCGGCTGCACCAGCGCACCCTGGAAGCCATGCGCGACCGGATGCTGGAGGCCTGGAGCAAGGGGCAGACCTTCGATCCGGGCCAGGCCAGGATCCTGCTGAGCCAGCAGGAGGAGGAGACCCGGCGCCTGGTGGACCTGGTGCGGCGCAGCAACGAGCCGACCGTGCTGCCCCAGGAGGTCGCGCACGAGCTGAATGTCCTCGAGGACCTCACCTACCAGCACTGGTCCGGGGATCGCCGGGCCCTCATGGGACCTGGCGACCTGGACCTGCTGAAGATCCCCAAGGGCAGCCTCTCGGCCCAGGAGCGGGACGAGATCCAGAGCCATGTCACCCACACCTACCGGTTCCTCAGCCAGATCCCCTGGACGAGCGAGCTGGCCGGCGTGCCCGAGATCGCCTGGGCCCACCACGAGCGCCTGAACGGGCGGGGCTATCCCCGCCAGCTGAAGGAGCCGGACATCCCCGTCCAGAGCAAGCTCATGGCCGTCTCCGATGTGTACGACGCCCTGACCGCCGCCGACCGTCCCTACAAGGCCGCCGTGAGCGTGGAGCGCAGCCTCGAGATCCTGGAACAGGAGGCCAAGGTGAACCTCCTGGACTCCGAAGTGCTGCGCATCTTCATCGACGCGAAGATCTTCGAGCGCACGCTGGTTCCGGCGAGAACGGCCCCATGATCCCGGAGCCCATCCTCATCGTGGATGACGAGCCCGAGGTTCGCACCGCGCTGCTGGAGGCCCTGCAGAGCCGGGGCTATTCCGCCGAGGCCGTCGCCGGCGGGGAGGCTGCCCTGGCCCGGATGGCCGAGGCCTCGTTCCCCCTGGTAATGACGGACCTGCACATGCCCGGCGGACTGTCGGGCCTGGAGCTCATCGCCGCCCTCAAGGAGCGGCATCCGGACACCATCTGCATCCTGATCACCGCCTTCGCCACCCTGGACACGACCATCGGGGCGTTGAAACAAGGCGCCTACGACCTCATCCAGAAGCCCTTCCGGCTGGCGGAGATCGAGGTGGTCCTGGACCGGGCCCTGGATCATGCCCGCCTCCTGAAGACCGTCCGGGCCTACCAGGCCGAGCTGGAGGCCCGCATCCTCAGCCGTTCCCAGGATCTCCGGGCGGCCCACGAAGAGGCTCTCGAACTCTGTGACCTGAGCCTCCAGGGCCTCGAGGCCCCCTCGCTGGAGGCGGCCCTCGGACCGCTGCTGGACCGGCTCGTGGCCCGGTGCGCGCCGGATGGCCTGGCCTGCTATCGCCACGATGCCGACGGCCAGCTGCGTGCCGTCGCCCGGCGGGGAACCCGTCCCCTCCCGGCCGCGCTCGAACGCCCCCTGCCCGGGCCCCTTCCCGCCCCAGCCCTGGGCTACCCCGAAGAGCACCTGGTACCCCTGGGAAGCACGGGCTGGCTCTACCTGGGATTCGAGGACCGCTCGTCGTTCCAGGAAGCGAGCCCTGGATTCCTGCTCCTGGCCCGCCACCTGGAGCTGGCCCTCCGGGTAAGGTGAGGGATGCCCAGTGCCCAAGAGCTCCTCTGGACCGGCTTCCGGGGCCTCGATGCCGCGGAAGTGGACCTCCCCTTCCGCCCCGGCGGCCTCATCCTCTTCGCCCGCAATCTGGATCCGGATCCCGCCCAGGGGCCGGCCCGTTGCAGGGCCCTGATCGACGGCCTCCAGGCCCGGTTCGGGGCGGACCTGCCCCTGGCCGTGGCGCTGGACCAGGAGGGTGGGCCCGTGAGCCGCCTGCGCCCCTGGGTGGGCGCGACGCCCCCCCTGCGGCGGATCTGGCTGGGGGGTGGCACCGCGGCCTGCGAATCCTGGGGCCGTCTCTGGGGCGAGGGCCTGCGCCAGCTGGGCTTCAATGTGGACTTCGCCCCCGTGGTGGACCTCTGGGACGGCCATCCCGGGGCCGGCATCGGGGACCGGGCCGCCAGCGGGGATCCCGCCGAGACCGCGGCGGCGGCCGGCGCCTTCCTCCACGGCCTCGAGTCCATGGGCGTCCGCGGCTGCCTGAAGCACTTCCCCGGCCTGGGTGGCACCACCCTCGACAGCCACCTGGGCCTGCCCGAGCTCGCCGACGCCGCCCTGGTGGACCGCAACGCCGCCGCCTTCACGGCCCTGGCCCATCCCGACCGCCTCGTGATGGTGGCCCACCTCCGCACCCCGGCTTCCGACCCCCTGCCCGCCAGCCTGCACCGGGGATCCGTGGCCGCGAATCCCTGGGGCATCCAGGGCCGCTTCCTGCCCGATGACCTGGAGATGGGGGGCTGCGCGGACTGGAGCTGGCCCGAGCGCGTGCGGCTGTCCCTGGAGGCCGGTCACCAGTGGCTGCTCGTCTGCCAGACGCCGGAAGGCTGGACCGCCTGCGCCGAGGCCGTGGGCACGATGCCTGACGCCCTCTGCCTGGGTCCGCTCCAAGCCACGCGGAACCTGCGCCGGAACCTGCCCCCGCCGCCCGGGACCTCGTTCGACCCGACCGCCTGGCAGGATTGGCTCATGCGACTCCGCGCCGCCGCCGAGGAGGTCTGATGGGCGCCCGCATCCTCATCGTCGATGACAACACCATGATCCGCAGCGAGATCAAGGCGGTGCTCATGAAGGACGGCGGGTTCTCGCATTTCATGGAGGCCGCGGATGGCCTCACGGCCTTCAAGACGATCATGGAGACCCCGCCGGACCTGGTGCTCTGCGACCTCGTCATGCCGGGCTTCGACGGCCTGAAGTTCCTGGGCCTGAAGGCCAGTCGCAAGGAGCTGGCGCAGATCCCGGTGATCATCCTCACCGCCGAGGACGACCTGGACCGCAAGGCCGAGATCCTGGAGCGGGGCGCTTCCGACTATGTCACCAAGCCCTTCCACGAGAAGGAGCTGCTGGCGCGGGTGCGCATCCACACCAAGCTGAAGCTGCTGCAGGATGAGCTCCGCGAGATGAATGTCCAGCTCGAAGCCCTTTCCGTCACGGATGTGCTCACGGGCCTGGCGAACCGGCGGCGCCTGATGACGCGCCTGGAAGAGGAAGTTCAGCGGGCGCGCCGCTACAAGACGCCGCTGTCCGTGGTGATGATCGACATCGATCACTTCAAGCAGGTGAACGATTCGTACGGCCACGCCATGGGCGACGAGGTGCTGCGGAACATCGGCGCCATGCTCAAGGCCAGCCTCCGGACCACGGACCTGGCCGCCCGCTACGGCGGCGAAGAGCTGACCCTGGTGCTGCCCCACACGGACATTCCCGCCGCCCTGCAGGTCGCCGAGAACCTGCGGCAGAAGTTCTCCGAGATGGACCATACCCTGGATGGCGTCACCATCCGGAAGACCGCCAGCATGGGTCTCGCCGCCCGCAACGGCCAGGGCGAGATGCCCGATGCCGAGGACCTCCTCAAACATGCCGACGAAGCCCTCTACCGCGCCAAACAGGGCGGCCGGAACCGCGTGGAAGTGGCGGAGTAGGATTCAGTCTTCAGGCGATGATTCCCGATGCGCCGCTGTGTGGCGCGATGATGATCAGGTTCGACGCCGCCTCAGCGGAACGGCCCAAGGGTAAACAAAGGAGCGGCCCACTGGGCCGCTCCAAAGCTGTACCTGAAGACTGCAGACTCAGGACTGAAGACGACTCAAGCTACTTCGCCGCCTTCCGCAGCGCCTCCACCTTGTCCGTCTTCTCCCAGGAGAATTCGGGGCGGCCGAAGTGGCCGTAGGCGGCGGTGGCGCGGTAGATGGGCTTGCGCAGGTCCAGGGCCTCGATCATGGCCTTGGGCGTGCAGCTGAAGACCTCGCGCACGGCGCGCACAATGGCCTCGTCCGACACCTGGCCGGTGCCGAAGGTGTCCACCGCGATCGACACGGGCTCCGCCACGCCGATGGCGTAGGCCAGCTGGATCTCACAGCGGCCGGCCAAGCCCGCGGCCACGATGTTCTTGGCGATGTAGCGGCCCATGTAGGCGGCGCTCCGGTCCACCTTGCTGGGATCCTTCCCTGAGAAGGCGCCGCCCCCGTGGTGGCCACTGCCACCGTAGGTGTCCACGATGATCTTGCGGCCCGTCAGGCCCGTGTCGCCCATGGGCCCGCCCACCACGAAGCGCCCCGTGGGGTTCACATGGTAGACCGTCTGCGCGTCCAGCAGGTCCGCCGGCAGGCTGGCCTTGATCACATCCTGGAGGATGCTGTCGCGGATGGTGTTCTGGGTGACATGCTCGTCGTGCTGGGTGGAGATCACGACAGTGTGGATGCGCTTCACCTTGTCGCCGTCGAACTCCACCGTGACCTGGGACTTGCCGTCGGGCCGCAGCCAGGGCAGCTGCCCGCTCTTGCGGACCTCGGAGAGCTTCCGCGTCAGGAGGTGGGAGAACTGGATGGCGGCGGGCATCAGCTCGGGGGTGTCCTGGCAGGCATAGCCGAACATCAGACCCTGGTCGCCGGCGCCGCCCGTGTCCACGCCCATGGCGATGTCGGGGCTCTGCTGGTCGATGGTCACCATCACCGCGCAGGTGGCGTAGTCGAAGCCCTTGATGTGGTGGTCGTAGCCGATGTCCTTCACCACATCCCGCACCAGGGCCGCCACGGGAATGTAGGTCTCGGTGGTGATCTCGCCGGCCACCAGCACCAGGCCCGTGGTCAGCAGCGTCTCGCAGGCCACGCGGCTGCGGGGATCATCCGTGAGGGCCGCGTCTAGGACGGCGTCGGAGATCTGGTCCGCCATCTTGTCGGGATGCCCCTCGGTGACGCTTTCGGATGTGAAAAGGTGACGCCCCTGGGTGGCCATGCCGGACTCCTTGGAACCCCTCCAAACAGTCGTCCGGAGGAAACAATGAGTATATCCCGAGCCCACAGCCTCCTACACCTTTCGGATGACGCGGGAAACCTTGCCATGTCCTAGCCTTAAGGGCTAAGGTGGTGAGTTCCCCGTCCCAGAAGCGCCCACCTAAACGCCCCCATGGAGGAACCCATGATTCCATTCCGCCGACCAACCTTGGCCCTGGCCTTGATGGCCGCATCCTTCCTGATGGTCTCCACCGCCTGCAAGCGGGAAGATCCGCAGATCCGCGAACTGACGCAGAAGGCCGCCGAGGCCGACAAGGCCAGCCAGCAGCTGAACCAGGCCGGCACCGAGCAGCAGAAGAAGCTGGCCCAGGCCGGCGTCAATGATGTCAAGCCCAACGCCGAGACCCTGCAGCTCACCGATGAGCAGAAGAAGGCCCTGGAAGAGCGCATCAAGAACGAGAAGAACAGCTCGTACCAGGCCCTGCTCCAGGAAGTGCTGGACAAGGACAAGGAGATCAAGGAACTCAACACCAAGCTCGCCAAGCTCAAGGCCGACCTGCCCAAGCCCGACCTGGCCAAGCCCAACGACAGCCACTACGGCATGGCCATGCGCTTCCTGAAGAAGAAGGGCGTGCCCGAGGCCGAAGCCAAGAAGCTGGTGAGCCGCGTGGCCATCATGGAGAAGCTGGCGCCCGGCTTCGAGGTCTACCACTTCTACGCCAACGGCACCTACGGCACCTGGGTCGCCCAGGGCAAGGCGAAGATCACCCCCAACGACCTGATGCGCCAGGAGCGCGAGAAGGTCGAGGGCGAGCGCGACGAGGCCGTGGCGCAGAACGAGAAGCTGCAGGAAGAGGTCGTGGACCTCGAAGGCCAGAAGAAGAAGATCGAAGAGGAGATCGCCGGCCTCCGTTCCGAGCGCACCAACCTCATCGAGGAGCGCGCCAAGCTGCAGTCCGACAATGCCGCGCAGGTCTCCAAGCTGAACTCCCTGCACTATGTCGTCGGCACCCGCGACAAGCTGAAGGCCGAGGGCATCATCGAGATCCCCGTCTTCGCCAAGGACCGTGCGGGCAAGAACTGGCGCGACGAGGTCTTCACCCAGAGCCTCGACCTCCGTTCCGCCAAGACCATCGCCATCAAGGCCGCCGAACTGGGCCTGAAGAAGATCGGCAAGGTGAATGTGGTGCCGGGCTCCTACCTGAAGGACGAGCACTACAAGCTCACCATCAGCGAAGACAAGCAGACCGCCACGATCGAGCTCATCACCGTGAGCCGCTTTAAGAACGACAAGGTCGTCTTTGCGGTCACCGATTAGCTGATTCCGCGCACCCGAAGGGCCCCGCCAGGGGCCCTTCGCTTTTGTATGGCATTTCGGTCCGGAGCCGCCTATCGTTTGGGACCAATCTCCCGTTTCCTTCAACCCCACCCATGAGGTGATGCGATGCATCCACGCTTGAATCAAGCGATTCTCGGCGCTTCCCTGCTGATGATCCTTGCCTGCAACGGCGGCGGCGACTCCAAGGCCCCCTCCATCGTCACGGGCGGCGGTTCCATGCCCAGCACGACCGCCCCGGTGTTCGACCCCGCCAACGCCAAGATCCCCCTTCCGAACATTCTGGCCACCGCCACCGCCACCGATCCCCTCGTGGGCCGTGCGGCGAACACCCCCCTGACCCCGCCTGAGGCCCTGGCCTATGTGAACCTCAAGGAAGTGGGCATGACCAACGCCGTGGCGGGCCTGAACGCGCCGATCTACCTCCAGTTCAATGCCGCGGTGGATGCCACCACCGTCACGCCCGCCAACATCAAGGTGTTCCAGCTGACCACGGATGCGGCCGGCACGGAGAACGCCGCCCTGGGCTTCACCGACATCTCCGCCACCTTCACCTACCAGTACGCGGCCGGCGGCACGGACCTGTTCCTGTTCCCGAATTTCCCCCTGCTCCCCGGCACCCGGTACCTCTATGTCGTCACCAACCGGGTTAAAGACGCTGCCGGACTGCCCATTTCCGCCTCCCCCTACTTCGAGGCCCTCAAGTCCACCACGACCCTCGCCGGCTCCTTCGCGGCCCTGGAGGCCGTGCGCGCCAATGTCCTGAACGGCGGCAACATCCTGCTGTCTGGCTACGCCAAGGTCATGAACGACCTCATCACCGCCACGGCCACCACCACCGTGGCCAACCGCTCCGACATCGCCGTGATGGGCCGCTTCATCACCACGGCCGCGGGCTCCATCGTGCCCAATCCCGCGGCGCCCACCACGCGCATTCCCGTGGAGACCGCCCTGCGGTCCTTCGCCGCCGGCTCCACCCTGGGCGGCCTGGCAGGCAAGACCTGGACGAACACCGTCTCCGTCACCGCCACCTTCGACCGTGGCGGCGTCAATCCCAGCCCCGATGCCTACTGGACCGCTGTGATGGGCACCGCCACCGCGGCTCCCGCCACCGTGGGCACGGTGATCCTCGGCACCATCAACAGCGCCGACCTGTCCATGGATCCCGTCGTCGTGGCGGCCAATCCCACCGCCGCCGGGGGCAACCTCACCGGCATCACCGGCGCCTACAACCCCGCCGCGGGCGTGGTGCAGCCCTTCCGGACCAGCGGGGCCCTCACCAGCTACTACCA harbors:
- a CDS encoding HD domain-containing phosphohydrolase, which encodes MPLTTPIPILIVDDEADLRNLLVEALEDQGYAAEGAEGGAQALAKVRTRHFPVIFTDLNMPGGLSGLELLRAIHDEDPRSLGILMTGYATTESAIQALKRGAYDFIQKPFKLAEIEAGLERALEHYRLLRENEEYQQNLERMVEARTQEILGLKNDIERLFEGFVNASVTAIEARDPSTSGHSSRVAELTVGLAEAVNQTPNGPYGRLLFTPIQIREIRYASLLHDFGKVGVREQVLVKAKKIEGEHLESIFQRLHQRTLEAMRDRMLEAWSKGQTFDPGQARILLSQQEEETRRLVDLVRRSNEPTVLPQEVAHELNVLEDLTYQHWSGDRRALMGPGDLDLLKIPKGSLSAQERDEIQSHVTHTYRFLSQIPWTSELAGVPEIAWAHHERLNGRGYPRQLKEPDIPVQSKLMAVSDVYDALTAADRPYKAAVSVERSLEILEQEAKVNLLDSEVLRIFIDAKIFERTLVPARTAP
- a CDS encoding response regulator, coding for MIPEPILIVDDEPEVRTALLEALQSRGYSAEAVAGGEAALARMAEASFPLVMTDLHMPGGLSGLELIAALKERHPDTICILITAFATLDTTIGALKQGAYDLIQKPFRLAEIEVVLDRALDHARLLKTVRAYQAELEARILSRSQDLRAAHEEALELCDLSLQGLEAPSLEAALGPLLDRLVARCAPDGLACYRHDADGQLRAVARRGTRPLPAALERPLPGPLPAPALGYPEEHLVPLGSTGWLYLGFEDRSSFQEASPGFLLLARHLELALRVR
- a CDS encoding glycoside hydrolase family 3 N-terminal domain-containing protein codes for the protein MPSAQELLWTGFRGLDAAEVDLPFRPGGLILFARNLDPDPAQGPARCRALIDGLQARFGADLPLAVALDQEGGPVSRLRPWVGATPPLRRIWLGGGTAACESWGRLWGEGLRQLGFNVDFAPVVDLWDGHPGAGIGDRAASGDPAETAAAAGAFLHGLESMGVRGCLKHFPGLGGTTLDSHLGLPELADAALVDRNAAAFTALAHPDRLVMVAHLRTPASDPLPASLHRGSVAANPWGIQGRFLPDDLEMGGCADWSWPERVRLSLEAGHQWLLVCQTPEGWTACAEAVGTMPDALCLGPLQATRNLRRNLPPPPGTSFDPTAWQDWLMRLRAAAEEV
- a CDS encoding diguanylate cyclase translates to MGARILIVDDNTMIRSEIKAVLMKDGGFSHFMEAADGLTAFKTIMETPPDLVLCDLVMPGFDGLKFLGLKASRKELAQIPVIILTAEDDLDRKAEILERGASDYVTKPFHEKELLARVRIHTKLKLLQDELREMNVQLEALSVTDVLTGLANRRRLMTRLEEEVQRARRYKTPLSVVMIDIDHFKQVNDSYGHAMGDEVLRNIGAMLKASLRTTDLAARYGGEELTLVLPHTDIPAALQVAENLRQKFSEMDHTLDGVTIRKTASMGLAARNGQGEMPDAEDLLKHADEALYRAKQGGRNRVEVAE
- the metK gene encoding methionine adenosyltransferase; the encoded protein is MATQGRHLFTSESVTEGHPDKMADQISDAVLDAALTDDPRSRVACETLLTTGLVLVAGEITTETYIPVAALVRDVVKDIGYDHHIKGFDYATCAVMVTIDQQSPDIAMGVDTGGAGDQGLMFGYACQDTPELMPAAIQFSHLLTRKLSEVRKSGQLPWLRPDGKSQVTVEFDGDKVKRIHTVVISTQHDEHVTQNTIRDSILQDVIKASLPADLLDAQTVYHVNPTGRFVVGGPMGDTGLTGRKIIVDTYGGSGHHGGGAFSGKDPSKVDRSAAYMGRYIAKNIVAAGLAGRCEIQLAYAIGVAEPVSIAVDTFGTGQVSDEAIVRAVREVFSCTPKAMIEALDLRKPIYRATAAYGHFGRPEFSWEKTDKVEALRKAAK